TGGAGTACTGTACTGGTTCTTCATCTTCCTATagtcacattttaaataaaatcccTTTTACAAAATAGACACAAAACAAGCAATGAACTAAAAATGCATTTGACCAGTAtgattattgttaatatttttgatcATTTCTGAGATTATCAAGGGAAATTCTTTTGGCAGTGATAATCATGTAGTGATTAGAACAAAAGTTCCCAGACCAAAAAGATGTTTGGTCTGGGATTGAGCCAGACTCCTGTTATTGTTTCTGTCTGTTCCTTTTTGTGCCTAAACCTCAACAAAAAATAActttcaaattattttattactaccaaTTTTGAAAGGCCTGTTCACATTCAGATAAGaaaaagcatttttgttttatttaataggAAAGTGATATTGAACACATTTTTGGGCATACTAATAGCAAACATTGGTTTTCTTACCACCACCCGCAACATCTTCCTGACTCCATCATTGAGATATGAGTCCTTAACAGCTGCTTTAACCTCAATGTGCCGTTCTCCCTCCTTCATGGGAATAATGACGAAAGGTACAGATCGTGTGGTCTCGGGCCCAACAGTGACCTCCTGGCGATACCTACCACGTTTGGAAGCTGAACTGCACACATGCTCCTCCTCAGTCAAATCAATGCGTacctttataaaagaaaaacagcaatgaCAAAGTTGGAGAAGAGATTGATCATGTGGTGTTTCAAACTGGAAGAATACAAAGATCCTGATGaaatgcagagatttttttgAGCATTCCTTTAACTTTCGGCAATTTCAGTTACTCCTTATTTACAGAAAACTAAGTTAATAAACTCAACACGAAAAAAGGAATTGCACTCTTCAATTTTAGTTGATGATAAACCAAATATGATAAGcctagatagacagatagaatAGTTTTACTTTGAACATGTAAATATAACTAAAAtaacaagagaaaagaaaaacttaataACATTAACTTTTCGTGAATATCTCTATGTCTACACAATGTTTATGCTCGAAAAGGAATAGGATGAAACTTATACTTTTTCTGTTCCTACCCCCTTGATTGAAATTCtattatttacaaatcaatattcaAAATTCAACATTATATAATCCATACATGTTTAACTATATACAGGTCTACACTCATATAtaatacacaaataaaaaaattcaagTTCATgaaccaaaataacaacaaactacatttttacataaaacGAGCAGCCTATGGTTAACACCCACTAAATTTCTGAGCTTTGTTAAAATAATCTCTTTAATAATCACTTCTCCTTTTTTCAAGGGATTTTGAGAACACAACATGAAAATGCACATAATAAACTGCACAAGATGACACTTTTGAACGTCACTGTGTTTCAGTCCAGTAATTACTGTGGTTCTGTACTTACAGTGATTCGATCAGGGCTGTAGTTGTGGAGGATTGCTTTAATTTCTATCTGCTCTCCACGGACAGCAGAATAAGGCAGCCTGAGATCAATGAAGAAATCCTTCTTAACAATGACCTCAAATGGATCACCCACACAGATTCCTTAAAGAAAATGTGtagaaaataatgaaatgtttttaaaaagtaaagggAAGGCCAAAAAAAGCCATATTTTAGTCACCAAATCCTCACCGTGAGTTCTTGACAGACTGATGCCGGTGAACTGCCAGGTTGTGATTGAATCTTGCAAAGGAACATTTTTCACAAATGATGTGGTGtcactgaaacacagaaaaatgttaaCAGTCTGAGAGATAGCTTAAGATGTAACTTcatttgtatgtgtttgtgtgttacaaTGACTCACCAGTTAGGTGTGTTTCTAGGGCAAGGAGGCAATTTGATATCAGACCAGAGCCAACTTTCTGGGAAGTTGGTGCGAGTAACAATTTCATTGCTGTCCATGAAACTGTTGTCTTCTCCTTCACCTGGATTTTGAttaaaaatgatataatttTGTGAATTTTATAATAAATAGCATGACTATAGATAACCATCACCCATTTCGTTTCCATCTCTTACTGCGAGCCAGTTTGAGGTCTTCCTCCCTCTTCTCTGCTCGAAGGGTTTCCACTGCCTTGCAGCAGCGCAGGAAAGCATCACGGCAGCCTTGACCATCAACAATGTACTCGCTGCGGACCTCACAGGTGTATGAAAGGGGGGTTTCCTTCATGCCATCCAGACAACACTCAGATTCTACTGGGTCTGTATAATTTTTTACTGAAAACAGAGACGGTTGTGGAAGAAATCATGAGAACTGTGATTCACTGTAAAGTTacaaacatatatttttaaatatgtctttttgtaaacagaaaatatttttaatggcgtcaaaagcataaaacaaatgtttttttttctttttgtctgttgaCTAATACATAGCCtgtcaaaagtaaaaaaaaagtgataggTGTGAAATTATGAATTAATATGTGGTTATTtatctaaatatatatttatatatatatacttacaTAAGCTGCTTCTGACATCCATTACAGCAGCGTTGCGTTTCTTTCTGTTCGCAGGCTGGCATTTAATTTCTGTAAAATGCAACACAGACAAAATATATCATATGAAACAGCCTGAAACTGAATTTGGTTTTTGTGTTACTAAAATAGGAAGAATATAACACAACATTTTTTGTTGGACTGTTCAAACATGATAGAAATAATCATAATTCTACAAGGGTTTAACAGTGAAGCCGAAAGAAAAGTATTAGACAACAGTAAAAGAGTGGGATGCTCTGTTGCATTGTCACCTTGTCTATATGGGGTCTTTGCATCAGTGTTGGACTCAAACAATAGCCCAGCATCAAAGAAGACACCCATATTGTCCTTTCCTCCACCAGGTGTGCAGCCTGTGTCATACTGCTCTACTATGTCCCACACCTACAGGTTAAAGTACAAACACATACAAGAATGTAAATTGAACAGTAAACTTACAATGAGAGGACTCTAATATGGCTCACAAATCTAAAAAAAGGGgctagaaaataaaaaaatgtcttaTTGACATCTTAAAGATTATATTATTACATTACATTCACcgtcacatttttatttttttaattttagactCACAATAATCTTTCCTCCTCTCTACACACACTCAGAGCAACAAATCAAACTGGGGACCTACGGGCCACCTGGCGTGTGCCTCAGCTAATGCATAGTTGTTCTGAGGTTAACATGCTGTAACAACATAACAAGTTTCAGGTTTTTGGTATGTATGCAATACGTAAATTAATATGAAATCCAATATGTGCAATTTGTTTACTGGAGCTAAAcaatttacaaaatataaaaagcaaaaaataatcgAGAAATGACCTTTTTCTGTGTCAGGCGGTGCTTGTTGTTTAGGACGTAGACACCTTTGTCAACTGCAACCAGTCCCACTGTGGCCTCTGGATTTCCTGTGACTTTCAGACTAAACATCTTGCGAGGCTCATAAGCTGGAGCAGGTCGTGAGGATTCCAGTTTCAGCTAAGTGAGTGTGAAATGCAATTTCTATATGTTAAAAATGAGTACTACTGTAGAAATGAGTaacatttgtgcattttggCTGTAAAGATTCATTCTTTCACAGCTCTTGAGTGTCTTACAGTGCCCATGCAGGTGTCTTTTACATCCACCCAAACagagtctgataccacttcatTTGAACTTGTATGGTAGTAGGCTATGATGCGGAACGATGGCAGCATTTCTTTGGTGATTGGTTGTATCAGGGAAATCAGTACTTGGCCTCTTGTCTTGTAACGGCCATATTTCACTAGCTGACCTCTGCTCTGGATCTGGGGAAACAGATTTACACATTAATACCTAACACCTTAAGCGCACATGTATGTACTATGACCAGTCGTTGcaccacagaaaaaaaatctatatacacaaaaacaaataaatacatctcTTACCAGATATGTGATATCATTATTTTGATTTGGCTGCTGGTTGAGATTGAGGTTGATTTTTAGATTGTCTCCTATTTTGAGCTCAGCTGCATCCACACCTGCAAATATGTTTCAATAAACGCTTTAGTTTGAACACATCTTTTAGTGCCTGTTTTCCACAGTATACTTCCACTTCTACCTATAGTAACAATCTTTATACTTTTACTTTATGCAATGCTTCTTCAGGATTTTTCTCACCTATGTGAATAAAAGTCCTGGTCTTGCTCTGGTATGGTCTTGCTGTCATCTCTGCTCTTGCTTGTTTATCAGGTGTAAGAATGTTGTCATCGGTCATTGCCTGTaattaaagacacacacacacacacacacacacacacacacacacataagccATACTAAGCATAAGAAAAACATTCATGTGCTTTCATGTGCAAGTATACAAGGATCAGTCAGGACCTGTAATTAAAGGCAAGCATACATAGCCAATGTGCAACAAGTTAAATTAAGCGATAAGTAAGTGATAATCTTTATTGCTTGAGGGCAGTATTTGTGTGAGCAAGCATTAaagcattaaattaaattaaagccAGAACAATCGAAAATAGCAGCCACTGTGCTGCCCTATTACTAttattaaaagttttttttttaacattgtcattattataattattattattagtagtagtagtagtagtttgAGTTGTTGTCATCGTAGAACCAGTAGTGGTAGAagtaatagtaatagtagtaaAAGTAATAGTAGTGGAAGTAGCAAAATGGGTCGTTTGTGTGACAGTTAGGTTATGCACATGCAATGTACACTGAATGTGATGTGCAAAACAATCCATCCATAGAGGGATGATGaacatataataaatataataaacagaTATATAACaaatgtttggggtttttttaaacatacagaTGGTAATAATTGGTGTCGGATGATATTTCTTGCAGCATGACACCGAGACAAATTCCTTGTTTGTGAACAAACTTGGCAATAAACGTAATTTTGATTCTAATTCTGATGTTTGTGCAAAGTTTTGTTTATATTGGCCCACCTATTAAACAAACATAAgggtatatatatgtatatacatatatatatatatatatatatatatatatagagagagagagagagagagagagagagagagagagagagagagagagtgagagttaTTACTACTTATTGTAGTAAGATGTAGATTATTGGTGGTgctgttatttttgtttaaaaaaaaaaaagctttttggaaact
The sequence above is a segment of the Pelmatolapia mariae isolate MD_Pm_ZW unplaced genomic scaffold, Pm_UMD_F_2 NODE_ptg000833l+_length_33489_cov_1, whole genome shotgun sequence genome. Coding sequences within it:
- the LOC134623683 gene encoding complement C3-like, which produces MRRTLLLLASLAFASLTSVADGAPLQVMSAPNLLRVGTAENIFVECQDCTEGDVRVEINVMNHPTKTKRLATTSVTLNNENNFQQLGKVTIPAGDFSKDPNAKQYVYLQAQFPDRLLEKVVMVSFQSGYIFIQTDKTLYTPNSKVHFRMFALTPQMEPVERDEAAQTDVSIAIEFVTPEGIVLPLDPVSLKSGIHSGDFQLGEIVSTGLWKVVAKFQSNPQQIYSAEFEVKEYVLPSFEVKLTPLTQFFHVNSRDFTVRIKATYLFGQEVDGTAYVVFGVIRKDQSKQSFPDSLQRVPIKNGEGEVTLRREDITKVERDINSLVGGAIFVSVSVLTESGSEMVEAELRGIQIVTSPYTIHFKRTPKYFKPGMSFDVAVEVLNPDETPAQNLPVVINPGEVRGFTAANGMARLTINTEGNAAELRITAMTDDNILTPDKQARAEMTARPYQSKTRTFIHIGVDAAELKIGDNLKINLNLNQQPNQNNDITYLIQSRGQLVKYGRYKTRGQVLISLIQPITKEMLPSFRIIAYYHTSSNEVVSDSVWVDVKDTCMGTLKLESSRPAPAYEPRKMFSLKVTGNPEATVGLVAVDKGVYVLNNKHRLTQKKVWDIVEQYDTGCTPGGGKDNMGVFFDAGLLFESNTDAKTPYRQEIKCQPANRKKRNAAVMDVRSSLLKNYTDPVESECCLDGMKETPLSYTCEVRSEYIVDGQGCRDAFLRCCKAVETLRAEKREEDLKLARSEGEDNSFMDSNEIVTRTNFPESWLWSDIKLPPCPRNTPNCDTTSFVKNVPLQDSITTWQFTGISLSRTHGICVGDPFEVIVKKDFFIDLRLPYSAVRGEQIEIKAILHNYSPDRITVRIDLTEEEHVCSSASKRGRYRQEVTVGPETTRSVPFVIIPMKEGERHIEVKAAVKDSYLNDGVRKMLRVV